The following coding sequences lie in one Yamadazyma tenuis chromosome 3, complete sequence genomic window:
- the CAT8 gene encoding DNA-binding transcription factor cat8 (COG:K; EggNog:ENOG503NWM2) translates to MSDMDESGTSKSPSPTPRPKAKAKPKQSTTNTRKIELGSGKNARIAQACDRCRAKKTKCDGKQPQCSNCDAIGIKCIVSDKLSRRAFPKGYTETLEERIRQLEAENNRLSGVIDLRDEQIKGYKDINGETISSKVNAAFDKLATKDDYSDDEEHQNGHSHQHDDGCQCGCHTESVLAHERPVSIMNGVHGPLSITDSLMFTDGDDTNSLLSTDDELISNSLGSILLHRNELFNNGANPAPGAFAAATAIEKMQKDPNSKVLFDKQQMLTALVAASIPRSTEETLFVPTLLASICQTYGYDSKPAVLAANAIGSLKENSNEVNSNRYRNEVSDPNLLTLIMNRRNTVHLDPNEVILFLKHLQLPASKVELDHLTTIYFQEWGSNLPILNKNSFLRSYSTLIDVIDSGRVTSDQFGSSEHEPIEKFGAIIVVILALSFLSNKHGFFNASETSNEVVDKYVRDLKHYDTLIHEFIKPNCLITETCSILSLQILTLSLQYCLAIGDVSTCYVLRGRVITMAQQLRLHRCPAAVLGVSGTRDDMNLRILQQGERRILFWAAYCLDVYCSLNLGVPRLLKDYEIECALPFTGKSEQDDDEEENENILILNNTQLTIVGKVSRYSLSMILYCRVLGSILDGIYSSAQGSSDEAVPLKTERKLECWRRELPEELRFEMGMNGFSLKSDQPITDHLQTCSKQQLCLVFLYFHARILINLPVISKFGNHHDVGLSTKQKLYRGERNKSSIMSSMTMIQQSSLQILEILKVLFNPLSSKLLPLPINLPREHSRLTLLVAKGTLEYIKGGSLYSDSKQLLLDTIPLLIRESKYDVPGGLTKNSAKLIEMAILSILGLPQNKTLMLNKKKLNTIPVTKTAVNRSPSTLQTMTSSSSNENNGFPTGSMDNSLPFLDYTMAELRVDVPETTSTIEEANDANDFEDLFDFDPFKVNLSQNLLINEFAADGSLGLVPFLKDEESSVYDFNRDASALY, encoded by the coding sequence ATGTCAGACATGGACGAGAGTGGCACCAGCAAGTCACCGTCGCCTACCCCGAGGCCTAAGGCCAAGGCAAAACCCAAACAGTCCACTACCAACACCCGGAAAATCGAACTAGGCTCTGGCAAAAATGCTAGAATCGCCCAGGCATGCGACCGGTGCAGAGCAAAAAAGACAAAGTGCGACGGCAAACAGCCCCAGTGCTCCAACTGTGATGCTATTGGCATCAAGTGTATTGTATCTGATAAGCTCAGTCGAAGGGCGTTCCCAAAGGGATATACCGAGACTCTTGAAGAGCGGATCCGCCAATTGGAAGCAGAGAACAATCGACTCAGCGGCGTGATAGATTTGCGAGACGAACAGATCAAGGGATACAAAGATATTAACGGCGAAACCATTTCTCTGAAGGTAAATGCAGCTTTTGACAAACTTGCTACTAAAGATGACTATTCTGACGATGAGGAACACCAAAATGGCCACAGCCACCAGCACGATGATGGGTGCCAGTGCGGATGTCACACCGAGTCAGTGTTGGCCCATGAGCGGCCGGTATCGATAATGAACGGAGTTCACGGCCCTTTGTCCATCACAGACTCTCTTATGTTCACCGATGGAGATGATACCAATAGTTTGCTTAGCACCGACGATGAGCTCATCTCGAACTCGCTCGGTAGCATTCTTCTCCACAGAAAcgagttgttcaacaacggGGCGAATCCGGCTCCAGGAGCATTTGCTGCTGCCACTGCTATTGAAAAAATGCAGAAGGATCCCAACTCCAAAGTGCTTTTCGACAAACAACAGATGTTAACGGCTTTGGTGGCAGCCTCGATCCCCAGAAGCACTGAAGAGACGCTTTTCGTGCCGACCTTGTTGGCGAGTATTTGTCAAACCTATGGCTACGATTCAAAACCTGCagttttggctgcaaatgcGATTggatctttgaaagaaaacTCAAACGAGGTGAACTCCAACCGGTACCGGAATGAAGTATCTGACCCCAACCTCTTGACATTGATCATGAATAGGCGAAATACCGTTCATTTGGATCCAAACGAGGTGATTCTTTTCTTGAAACACCTCCAATTGCCCGCGTCCAAAGTTGAGTTAGACCATCTCACCACCATATATTTCCAAGAATGGGGGTCCAATCTCCCGATCTTGAATAAGAATTCGTTTTTGAGGAGTTACTCGACCCTCATAGATGTTATAGACAGTGGCAGAGTTACCAGCGACCAGTTTGGCTCATCCGAACATGAACCTATAGAAAAGTTTGGGGCCATTATCGTGGTCATTCTTGCGTTGAGTTTCCTTTCCAACAAGcatggtttcttcaacgCGTCGGAGACTTCAAATGAAGTAGTCGACAAGTACGTGCGAGACTTGAAGCACTACGATACACTCATTCATGAATTCATCAAACCCAACTGCCTAATTACCGAGACATGCTCAATATTgtctcttcaaatcttgACGTTATCGTTGCAGTATTGTCTAGCCATTGGTGACGTTTCCACCTGCTACGTGTTGCGTGGTCGGGTCATCACCATGGCCCAACAATTAAGATTACACAGATGTCCAGCAGCCGTTTTAGGTGTAAGTGGAACTAGAGACGATATGAATTTgagaattcttcaacaggGAGAAAGACGTATTCTTTTCTGGGCAGCCTACTGCTTGGACGTCTACTGTTCATTGAATTTGGGAGTTCCCAGGCTTCTAAAGGACTACGAAATCGAGTGTGCTCTTCCATTTACTGGAAAGAGCGAACAAGATGACGACGAGGAAGAGAACGAAAATATCTtaatcttgaacaacaccCAGTTAACCATAGTGGGGAAAGTGTCTCGGTACTCTTTGAGCATGATATTATATTGCCGAGTTCTTGGAAGCATTTTGGATGGAATATACTCCAGTGCACAAGGCTCTTCCGATGAAGCAGTGCCACTAAAGACAGAGCGGAAATTGGAGTGCTGGAGACGGGAATTACCAGAAGAGTTGAGATTTGAAATGGGCATGAATGGGTTTTCCTTGAAGTCCGACCAGCCTATCACCGACCATTTGCAAACCTGCAGCAAACAGCAACTCTGTTTGGTCTTCCTCTATTTCCATGCCCGGATTCTTATCAATTTACCggtgatttccaagtttggaaacCATCACGATGTGGGACTTTCAACCAAGCAGAAGCTTTACAGAGGTGAGCGTAACAAGAGTTCCATAATGTCCAGTATGACCATGATTCAACAATCgtctcttcaaatcttggaaatcttgaaggttttaTTCAATCCATTGAGTTCCAAGTTGTTACCACTTCCCATCAATCTTCCCAGAGAGCATTCGCGCCTCACTTtattggttgcaaaaggcACTTTGGAGTACATAAAAGGAGGATCACTTTACCTGGATCTGAAGCAGTTACTACTCGATACAATTCCATTGTTGATCAGGGAAAGCAAGTACGATGTTCCTGGAGGGTTAACCAAAAATTCAGccaaattgattgaaatgGCCATATTGAGCATTCTTGGATTGCCCCAGAACAAGACGTTGATGCtaaacaagaagaaattgaacacGATTCCCGTGACAAAAACTGCCGTCAACAGAAGTCCTTCAACACTACAAACCATGACATCGCTGTCGTCCAATGAAAATAATGGATTTCCCACCGGCAGCATGGATAACAGCTTACCATTCCTTGACTATACGATGGCCGAACTCAGAGTGGATGTGCCCGAAACTACGTCCACCATCGAAGAAGCCAATGATGCCAACgactttgaagatctttttgatttcgaTCCTTTCAAGGTCAATTTGAGTCAGAATCTCTTGATCAACGAATTTGCTGCCGATGGATCGTTGGGACTTGTGCCGTTCCTCAAGGACGAAGAATCCTCGGTTTACGACTTCAACCGTGACGCATCTGCATTATACTAG
- the CCR4 gene encoding Glucose-repressible alcohol dehydrogenase transcriptional effector (EggNog:ENOG503NVSK; BUSCO:EOG09260WGT; COG:K) → MNINAKFQQSQAPGQPPPQQPNIQAQQILLQQLQQGQSQPQQPFGQDLNDGSKPYSFQRPGQSNPQVQMNQTQPQAQPQPQQFFPSQFQQQGPQQMQQMQQFQQSQPQQQFGSYQQLPPHLQQSQPQTQGQNSQQYGGIQGPKQSSIAVDKPNSIHWQHQQQLCQISRSASIPHYYARQYAANSRKVKNPYNDVKSVSLIDATKSIVASVEEQERLSQKSSTPTTNAALLYNKKTVNYYEDDTMHEEERMRQKTNGQQLWCQLDLSGQGISNVSPKLFNYDFLESLYLNNNKLTAVPSMISRLRGLRTLDLSQNKIEDIPGDLGLCYNLRYLYLFDNEIKTLPNGLGNLIELLFLGIEGNPMDPQIANILAEKGTKDLITYLRDLPPTLPKPKARDWILLEDDGEVIDPTANPEAYANEDSNSSSSFTLMSYNTLCQHYATTRMHKYTPAWALDWEYRRPLLEKEVTEMNTDVVCMQEVETRTFHEFWVPRMQKLGYKGLFYSKTRSKTMGELDAKKVDGCAVFYKTSKFELIQKINFEYNSACMGSEKYKKTKDLFNRFMNKDHVALIAFMQHKETGEKICIITTHLHWDPLFNDVKALQVGVLLEELKGILKKFVGANDDVKNTPLIICGDFNSIVDSAVYQLFSTGSVKTHSDLDGYDYGKFTEEGFKNVFKLKSAYETVGELPFTNCTPDFTTTIDYIWYTPGSIEVKGLLGKVDPDYAKHVIGFPDANFPSDHIPLVSKFQIKKNGGHKRADFKPDFRPGSSRKT, encoded by the coding sequence atgaATATAAATGCTAAGTTCCAGCAGAGCCAAGCTCCTGGTCAACCTCCACCACAACAGCCAAATATCCAGGCTCAACAGATTTTATTACAACAATTACAACAAGGCCAGTCCCAACCACAACAACCATTTGGCCAGGACTTGAATGATGGATCCAAGCCTTACTCTTTCCAGAGACCTGGCCAGCTGAACCCTCAGGTTCAAATGAACCAAACCCAACCTCAGGCCCAacctcaaccacaacaGTTCTTTCCCCTGCAGTTCCAGCAGCAAGGGCCTCAACAAATGCAGCAAATGCAACAGTTTCAACAGTCACAGCCGCAACAGCAGTTTGGCCTGTACCAGCAGTTGCCACCTCACCTTCAACAGTCTCAACCACAGACTCAGGGTCAGAATCTGCAACAGTACGGAGGCATTCAGGGCCCGAAGCAGAGCTCGATTGCGGTCGACAAGCCCAACTCGATCCACTGGCAACACCAGCAGCAGTTGTGCCAAATCTCTCGATCTGCCAGTATTCCTCATTACTATGCTCGCCAGTACGCAGCCAACTCCCGGAAAGTCAAAAACCCATATAACGACGTGAAGTCTGTCAGTCTTATTGATGCCACCAAGTCAATTGTGGCATCAGTGGAGGAACAAGAGAGACTCTCGCAAAAGTCAAGTACTCCCACCACAAACGCAGCCTTATtgtacaacaagaaaaccGTCAACTACTACGAAGACGATACGATGCATGAAGAGGAGAGAATGAGACAAAAGACCAATGGTCAGCAGTTGTGGTGCCAATTGGACTTGAGTGGCCAGGGCATTTCGAACGTGTCACCCAAGTTATTCAACTATGACTTTTTGGAGTCGCTTtacctcaacaacaataagttGACAGCAGTTCCTTCTATGATCAGTAGATTAAGGGGATTGAGAACTTTGGATTTGTCTCAAAACAAGATCGAAGACATCCCCGGAGACCTTGGATTATGCTATAATTTGAGATATCTTTACTTGTTCGataatgaaatcaaaacCTTACCCAATGGGCTTGGAAATTTGATTgagttgttgtttttggggATTGAAGGTAATCCTATGGACCCCCAAATTGCCAATATCTTGGCCGAAAAGGGTACCAAGGACTTAATCACATACTTGAGAGACCTTCCTCCTACTTTACCCAAACCTAAGGCCAGAGATTGGATCTTGTTGGAAGACGATGGAGAAGTCATTGATCCCACCGCCAACCCCGAGGCGTATGCCAATGAGGATCTGAATTCCTCCAGCTCATTCACCCTCATGTCCTACAACACCTTGTGTCAGCATTatgccaccaccagaatGCACAAATATACGCCTGCGTGGGCATTAGACTGGGAGTATAGAAGACCcttgttggagaaggagGTGACTGAAATGAACACCGATGTTGTGTGCATGCAAGAAGTGGAGACCCGGACTTTCCACGAGTTCTGGGTGCCTCGCATGCAAAAGTTGGGATACAAAGGATTGTTCTACAGCAAAACTAGAAGCAAGACCATGGGAGAACTTGATGCCAAAAAGGTTGACGGGTGTGCAGTGTTCTACAAAACCAGTAAGTTCGAGttgatccaaaagatcAACTTTGAGTATAACAGTGCATGTATGGGATCTGAGAAGTACAAGAAGACCAAAGATCTTTTCAACCGGTTCATGAACAAGGACCATGTGGCCTTGATCGCGTTCATGCAGCACAAGGAGACGGGTGAGAAGATCTgtatcatcaccacccaTTTACACTGGGACCCGTTGTTCAACGATGTCAAGGCCTTACAGGTGGGTGTattgttggaagagttgaagggaattttgaagaagtttgtggGAGCCAACGACGACGTCAAGAACACCCCACTCATCATCTGTGGAgacttcaactccatcgTCGACAGTGCAGTTTACCAGTTGTTTTCCACTGGGTCTGTTAAGACCCACAGTGATCTCGACGGATACGACTACGGCAAGTTCACGGAAGAAGGGTTCAAGaacgtcttcaagttgaagtcgGCCTATGAAACCGTGGGCGAGCTTCCGTTCACCAACTGCACGCCCgacttcaccaccaccatcgaCTATATCTGGTATACTCCTGGAAGTATCGAAGTTAAAGGCTTGTTGGGCAAGGTGGACCCTGACTACGCCAAACACGTGATTGGCTTCCCCGATGCTAACTTCCCGTCCGACCATATTCCGCTTGTATCAAAGTTccagatcaagaagaatggtGGCCACAAGCGAGCCGACTTCAAGCCAGACTTCAGACCCGGTTCGTCTCGTAAAACCTAA
- the PMU1_2 gene encoding putative phosphoglycerate mutase pmu1 (EggNog:ENOG503NWTI; COG:G), whose translation MSKPSLLIPTEADYADAHEDEDQEILYRQRIDELRQKTGAFRWRFEVVKGFFKQAEDATDDFKFNYATEDFGRLKSWDQTIADLKELNLKAPGNEAYKLLFLARHGQGFHNVVINKYSYEEWYRKWYKETHDGDVEFAPDPMLTDLGINQAKENHELWKHQLAQGAPMPSKFYVSPLQRSSHTLAHTWTGLKPQGLQPVVTEGLRETSGLNLCDRRSTKSVIQQRFGQYGFVFEDGFTEEDEFFDAHNREKLHEHCIRTNRFLQRVFDEDYNIAVGEVAKQSAVANTFISTTSHAGTIRTFITVLGHRRFTISTGAMIPIVVRGIRLG comes from the coding sequence ATGAGCAAGCCATCGTTATTGATTCCCACGGAGGCCGACTACGCCGATGCCCATGAAGACGAAGACCAGGAGATCCTCTACCGGCAACGGATCGATGAGTTGCGCCAGAAGACAGGGGCGTTCCGCTGGAGGTTCGAGGTGGTTAAaggcttcttcaaacagGCAGAGGACGCCACAGACgacttcaaattcaactaCGCCACCGAGGACTTTGGCCGCCTCAAGTCGTGGGACCAGACCATTGCTGATCTTAAGGAACTTAATCTCAAGGCGCCAGGCAATGAGGCgtacaagttgttgtttttggccaGACATGGTCAGGGGTTCCACAACGTGGTGATCAACAAATACAGCTACGAAGAATGGTACCGCAAGTGGTACAAGGAAACACATGATGGTGACGTGGAGTTTGCTCCCGACCCCATGTTGACAGACTTGGGCATTAACCAGGCCAAGGAGAACCATGAGCTCTGGAAACATCAGCTCGCCCAAGGAGCCCCAATGCCATCCAAATTTTACGTATCACCGTTGCAACGGTCGTCACACACGTTGGCGCACACCTGGACCGGTCTCAAGCCGCAGGGACTCCAGCCGGTGGTGACTGAAGGGCTCAGGGAAACCTCGGGGTTGAATCTTTGTGATCGTAGGTCTACTAAATCGGTGATCCAGCAGCGGTTTGGGCAGTACGGGtttgtatttgaagatgggTTCACCGAGGAAGACGAATTCTTTGATGCTCACAACCGCGAGAAGTTACACGAGCACTGCATCCGCACCAACAGGTTTTTACAACGGGTTTTTGATGAGGACTATAACATTGCTGTGGGGGAAGTCGCCAAGCAACTGGCGGTGGCCAATACCTTCATTTCTACTACGTCCCACGCCGGGACCATCAGGACGTTCATCACCGTGTTGGGCCATAGACGGTTCACCATCTCTACCGGTGCCATGATCCCCATTGTCGTTAGAGGTATTAGATTAGGGTAG
- the plb1_1 gene encoding lysophospholipase (EggNog:ENOG503NUWK; COG:G) has translation MLYSWCVVWLMTATQVVIAITWPWDHERNAYEPYQVECPSFSLLREANSISDNEKEYVQARQKYTNDKLAGFLENIAQLSDFNASQFIDQYSNSHNITIGLAFSGGGYRAMLTGAGEVLAMDGRYTNANKKALGGLLDSSTYIAGLSGGSWLVGTLALNNWISVDDILSGKLDIWNLEDSVFNPNGLNIFKTGSYYSDIGTSLSAKEEHFETTLTDLWGRMLGYQFFTTDGGQNLTWSGIRNLSSFEDHTMPYPFVVADSRNPQVRTITLNSTVYEITPYEFGSWDPSVRSFVDTQYIGTNLDNGQPNSSSECVVNFDNGGFVLASSSTIFNQLLTKAKDQKLTKYLYGAIEKVMGLLSSTDIDVALYEPNPFYRSEYADNEVITGNSTMNLVDGGEDDQNIPLYPLVQPKRGVDVILAFDSSSDTPTGWPNGSALIHTYRRQFGHQGKGTPIPYMPSSYEEFLDQGLNERPVFFGCNASELDPLVELSGNKDINTTDVPLIVYVPNIHQSYDSNTSSFKLTYDEDEKLAMIKNGFEIASRGNFSDDGKWATCVGCAVIRRTQERFNLSQSSECQKCFEDYCWFPDKSDMVYSAVVDFSSSVSDSAESLQTSESLASSTRAGDASTTGEGGTTSSTGTSFKTPTSSASRSSDSGANIQVHFSPLMLFLVSLVYTAF, from the coding sequence ATGCTTTATTCGTGGTGTGTTGTCTGGTTGATGACGGCGACTCAAGTGGTGATCGCCATTACCTGGCCCTGGGACCATGAGCGAAACGCATATGAGCCTTACCAAGTGGAATGTCCCAGTTTCAGTCTTTTACGAGAAGCTAACAGCATCTCTGATAACGAAAAGGAGTACGTTCAGGCTCGGCAAAAGTACACCAATGACAAGTTGGCGGGATTTCTCGAAAACATTGCCCAGCTCTCGGATTTCAATGCCTCACAGTTCATTGATCAGTACTCAAACTCCCACAATATCACCATTGGTTTGGCATTCAGTGGCGGTGGCTATAGGGCCATGTTGACAGGAGCCGGCGAGGTGTTGGCGATGGATGGGCGGTACACCAATGCCAACAAAAAGGCTTTGGGGGGTCTTTTGGATAGCTCGACCTACATTGCCGGTCTTTCTGGTGGCAGCTGGTTGGTGGGCACCTTGGCCCTCAATAACTGGATCAGCGTGGACGACATTTTATCGGGCAAATTAGATATCTGGAACTTGGAGGATTCGGTGTTCAATCCCAATGGTCTTAACATCTTTAAGACGGGACTGTACTACTCTGACATTGGAACCAGTCTAAGTGCCAAAGAAGAGCATTTTGAGACCACTTTGACCGATCTCTGGGGTCGCATGTTGGGGTACCAGTTCTTTACCACCGATGGCGGCCAAAACCTAACCTGGTCGGGAATCAGGAACTTATCGAGTTTTGAAGACCATACGATGCCATACCCATTTGTGGTGGCCGATTCCCGAAACCCCCAGGTCCGAACCATCACCTTGAACTCAACCGTATACGAGATCACCCCGTATGAGTTTGGCAGCTGGGATCCCAGTGTCAGGAGTTTTGTCGATACGCAGTATATTGGCACCAATCTCGACAATGGTCAACCCAATCTGAGCAGCGAGTGCGTGGTGAACTTCGATAACGGTGGATTTGTGTTGGCTAGCTCGCTGACGATATTCAACCAGCTTTTGACCAAGGCCAAGGATCAGAAACTCACCAAGTATTTGTACGGAGCCATTGAAAAGGTGATGGGGTTGTTAAGTCTGACCGACATTGACGTGGCCTTGTACGAGCCCAACCCTTTCTACCGCTCCGAGTACGCGGATAACGAGGTTATCACCGGGAACTCCACCATGAACCTCGTGGATGGAGGAGAAGACGATCAGAACATCCCCTTGTACCCTTTGGTACAACCAAAGCGGGGGGTGGATGTGATTCTTGCGTTCGATAGCTCCAGCGACACGCCTACCGGGTGGCCCAACGGCTCGGCACTTATTCATACCTATCGTCGTCAGTTTGGACACCAGGGAAAGGGAACCCCCATTCCGTATATGCCTTCGTCATACGAAGAGTTTCTTGACCAAGGACTCAATGAGAGGCCAGTCTTCTTTGGGTGCAACGCTTCGGAGTTGGACccgttggtggagttgagTGGTAACAAGgacatcaacaccactgATGTGCCGTTGATTGTATACGTTCCTAATATCCACCAGTCGTACGACAGTaacacttcttctttcaagttgacATACGATGAGGACGAAAAGCTCGCGATGATTAAAAACGGGTTTGAAATAGCGTCCCGGGGCAATTTTTCCGATGATGGGAAATGGGCGACGTGTGTGGGGTGTGCTGTGATACGGAGAACTCAGGAGCGGTTTAACTTGAGCCAGTCTTCGGAGTGCCAGAAATGCTTTGAAGACTACTGTTGGTTTCCCGATAAAAGTGATATGGTGTACTCTGCGGTGGTGGATTTCTCGCTGCTGGTTTCAGATAGTGCTGAGAGCCTACAGACCAGTGAGTCCCTTGCCAGTTCCACCCGTGCTGGTGATGCGAGTACAACCGGAGAGGGTGGAACCACCAGTTCCACTGGAACCAGCTTCAAGACCCCAACAAGCTCGGCTTCAAGATCTCTGGACTCGGGTGCTAATATTCAAGTGCACTTTTCTCCACTAATGCTTTTCTTAGTGTCGTTAGTATATACCGCCTTCTAA
- a CDS encoding S-adenosylmethionine-dependent methyltransferase (EggNog:ENOG503NX1I; COG:Q) gives MATFSKTGFKTLNYNSFRPRYPPSFYQLLAKYATGSDSPKPIQRTLDIGCGTGIATYDLLNISENVVGLDLSPSMVQTCNDLKAQRCEELGIKDQSRVSFVEGDIDSLPTNEKFDLITAAQCLHWSSDFPKFFKRIHEILKPGGTLAYWYYVDPIFVNDSPEALQKAKKIYFKYAYDDPNLMGPHWEQPGRNVIKNCYVDVNKHIPKEAFTDVTIDSYYPSVDAYVPPSDDKNLVLVKPGVGIKAMEKYFSTYSGYHNLLAVNKDSTFIDDYAKELKEATGWTDDTKLDMVWNTGYTFLKKA, from the coding sequence ATGGCTACATTCTCCAAGACCGGATTCAAGACTTTGAACTACAACTCGTTTCGTCCGAGGTACCCTCCGTCCTTTTACCAacttttggccaagtacgCGACGGGTTCTGACTCGCCAAAACCTATTCAAAGAACCTTGGATATAGGATGTGGAACTGGAATTGCAACCTACGATCTACTCAACATCTCCGAAAACGTCGTGGGGTTGGACTTGTCGCCATCTATGGTGCAAACGTGCAACGACTTGAAGGCCCAACGTTGTGAGGAATTGGGAATTAAGGACCAATCTCGTGTTTCATTTGTGGAGGGAGATATCGACAGTTTACCTACAAACGAGAAGTTCGACTTGATCACGGCCGCACAGTGCCTTCACTGGTCGAGTGACTTCCCAAAGTTCTTTAAGCGGATTCACGAGATCCTCAAGCCCGGTGGGACGTTAGCTTACTGGTACTACGTGGATCCGATATTTGTAAATGATTCTCCAGAAGCTTTGCAAAAGGCAAAGAAAATCTACTTCAAGTACGCCTACGATGACCCCAACCTCATGGGACCACACTGGGAGCAACCGGGCCGAAATGTTATTAAGAACTGCTATGTGGATGTTAACAAGCACATTCCTAAAGAAGCTTTCACCGACGTGACCATCGACTCGTACTATCCTCTGGTGGACGCGTACGTGCCTCCTTCGGACGACAAGAACCTTGTTTTGGTCAAGCCTGGGGTGGGCATAAAAGCCATGGAAAAGTATTTTAGTACTTATAGTGGATACCATAACCTTTTAGCGGTCAACAAGGATTCAACGTTTATTGACGACTATgccaaagaattgaaggaagCCACCGGATGGACCGACGACACCAAGTTAGATATGGTGTGGAACACCGGTTACAcgttcttgaagaaggccTGA
- the NTH1_2 gene encoding alpha,alpha-trehalase nth1 (EggNog:ENOG503NXI5; BUSCO:EOG09263R4M; COG:L) has protein sequence MAKRRIKEATTAVKRGRVPVPEGVKEENVVLDLKSDVKSEFGSVSEIEVKIEPHSISCEVKPEATPQNLQQHKQVPDIEELPNIFMRASNEDMDSAAKFPPRWVDIYNEVVEMRAKITAPVDLMGCERIPDGMTPKLSVNDPRTFRFQLLISLMLSSQTKDEVLDDAMRKLNNGLKSRGFQQGLSLESVMTLSDKELDGYIGKVGFHNRKTVYIKNACIMLQEQFGGDIPNTIEQIVKLPGVGPKMGYLLLQRGWNISTGIGVDVHLHRLAMMWGWSKKTTNPDMTRKYLEEWLPRKFWAEINPLLVGFGQVICTPQFQNCDVCSLATKSLCKSVNRKLVNKGLTEERLEKLKKGRGDLAQLLVSMGT, from the coding sequence ATGGCGAAACGGAGAATTAAAGAAGCTACTACAGCGGTTAAGCGAGGGCGAGTGCCCGTTCCTGAAGGCGTGAAGGAAGAGAATGTGGTGCTAGATTTGAAACTGGACGTGAAACTGGAGTTCGGGCTGGTGCTGGAAATAGAGGTGAAAATAGAACCTCACTCAATCTCGTGTGAGGTGAAGCCTGAAGCCACACCACAAAACCTACAACAACACAAACAGGTGCCCGATATCGAGGAGCTCCCGAACATCTTCATGCGTGCCAGCAACGAAGACATGGACTCTGCCGCCAAGTTCCCGCCCAGGTGGGTAGATATCTACAATGAAGTTGTGGAGATGCGGGCCAAAATCACTGCTCCGGTCGATCTCATGGGCTGTGAACGTATACCTGATGGAATGACTCCTAAATTGCTGGTCAACGATCCCCGGACCTTCAGGTTCCAGTTGCTCATTCTGTTGATGTTGTCGTCCCAGACCAAAGACGAGGTTCTCGATGATGCGATGCGCAAGCTTAATAACGGCTTGAAACTGCGGGGGTTTCAACAGGGACTCAGCTTGGAGTCGGTGATGACCCTCTCCGACAAGGAACTCGACGGGTATATTGGCAAGGTTGGGTTTCACAATCGTAAGACGGTTTACATCAAAAATGCATGTATTATGCTTCAGGAACAATTTGGAGGTGACATTCCCAACACCATTGAACAGATTGTCAAACTTCCAGGGGTGGGGCCGAAAATGGGGtaccttcttctccagcGGGGCTGGAACATCAGCACCGGTATCGGGGTAGACGTCCACCTTCATCGCCTTGCAATGATGTGGGGATGGTCTAAGAAGACCACCAATCCAGATATGACCAGAAAATATTTAGAGGAATGGCTTCCTCGGAAGTTCTGGGCCGAGATCAACCCGTTGCTCGTGGGATTCGGCCAGGTTATCTGTACACCACAGTTTCAAAATTGTGATGTTTGCAGTCTTGCAACCAAAAGTTTGTGTAAGTCTGTGAACCGTAAGCTTGTGAACAAGGGCTTAACAGAAGAGaggttggagaagttgaagaagggCAGAGGAGACTTGGCCCAGTTGTTGGTGAGCATGGGCACGTGA